The stretch of DNA CATTATAATTCGTCccaaacaatgtttttaaatcgGAGCTAGATCTCACAGGTTCAATTCAACTGATATTGAATACAAAAGGGACGATCAAAACTAAACAAGGAGAACACCTGAGGGAAGAAATTGGAGACATCAAAGCCCTGAGCGATGAGAGCAAGGAGACGCTTAAGAGCTTCACATTTCTCGGATTCGAACTTGCTATCTAAAAGTGGAGCAATGTTGACATCCTCTGGATCATCATAAAGATGAGCGTCAGTGCCGATCCGTAGCACCACAGCTGAAGCTTTGCTCAGAGTTTCCGACGTCGAACCAAACTGATTGAACATTTGAAGTTTCCGATCAAATCACAATTCCACAattcggagaagaagaagaaaaagttcagcaagtagagagagagacgatGAAACGAACTTTTGCATAAGAGAACCTTGTGTTTGGATACTTGAATAGCCTTGTCCAGACTCTGGATTAGATTTAACCAGTATCGATAAACCGGAGTAGATCATAAACCGGTATTATGACCCGAATAAAGCCCATTAAGAGTGGGCTAataataaaaccctaaacccatcttatatatatacgcTTAAGTCACCTTCTACCTCTTCATCGTAGTTCtgataaaattttcttctttactttccCGGAAAACTggatcttaatttttttttgtttgaaacgAATTAActgaagtttttaaaatttgtgggGCGATGATTAAAAAGAGAGAGGCTTGAGAGGGGAGTGTGAACAAAACTCTCATGggatggagaaaaaaaaaatccaaatcgaaATCGATGGAGAAATACATTATGATTATAATGTTTACTTTTCCCttttttgatttagggtttctttttaATTCATACATCCCTTACCCTCGGTGACGGTCCTTCCAATCTTTACACTTGATATGAGCcctttttttactatattatacTTTCATCTCCcttaaattattctttttggatttggttACACTGATTCTGTAATTCAAAATATAGTCAGTAGAACTTTGAGCAATATAATTACTGATTCCATGAATTGAAGTGGACAATGTTGGTGATCCAAACGAAATATCCAGAGAACTACATGATCCTATGGCATTAATATTAGTACAAGGCAAAACTGGAACACCAGTTGGATCtgattcagatttttttaagtCAACTGAAAGAAGCACATAACTGAGTTTAGTATCAAATGGTTACAAAAGGATTTGCAATTTGAacaatttgattcaaaccaTACATCATTTTGAATGTTTATATGACAAAATCACTCTGTTGGATAAGGAATTTTGACATGTTTATATGACACAATCATTGGAGAATAAAGAGTTTTTGGGGGAACTTATTAATTAGAATCCTTGCGTTTTCTTCCGAGTATTGAAGCTCTCTCTAATCTACGCCCACCTGTTTTCCACTTCTTGAAGGCTGTCGATGACAGGTGAGCTGCTTCGTACACTTTCAAAAGTTCACagaaacgaaaagaaaaatatagttaatgGTACAAGCTTTAGTTTTAGATGGTAAACAAACACAATTCACAACAAAGGGCAAAACAACAAGGCAGGCTTACAGttcgtttcttcttttgttaaaaacgACAAGTACTTGGAAGCTGTTATATGAGCTGCTGTGTATACTTTTGTCAGTGCCTCCTTGTATCTGATCTTAAACGCAGTCGATAGCAAAATCCCAAGTGTTCTATCTGTAACCCTGTTTAGACCAAGAACCAGTATTGATTACCACAGCAAAGAGTTTTACTTTAATCCACACAATGTAATAATAATCTGGTTTTCATCTACTTCACAAATTAAACAAACTTGATTGATATATTCATCCCTGATTCACAATTAAATCTTGCCTACCAGAGCTATATTTCTCAAGGATTAGACAGCAAATtgacaccaaaaaaacaatccGGCTTTTGTTCTGACAACATAAAAAATGAGGGGGAGGCAAGTGGACAGAGTCTTATAAAAGGAACTCACAGTGGCTCTAACTTGCATCCGAATTCATAAAAGTATGGACAGCGAGATCTAAGATCGACGTATGCTGCATCAGCCTGAACTTCAAGCCTCGTCCTgcataaaacaaacaataaagcCATGAAAAGACTACAACAGGGCGGAAGAAAACAAACTGCTTAGAGTAAACTATCTGAAACGTTAAACAATTCATGGTGCAAGAAGAACCAACCACTaacaaaagaagtaaaagagagAATCAAATTGACAAGCTAGTAAAAAATTTCGAATTGGACACACTCCATTCTTGAATCCCAACATGAAAGTTAAGCTATAGAAAATGATTACTTTTGGTCAAAACAGGCAGGAAGGTTAATGGACACAGCGTGCCTGAGCTGCAACTCATGAGCAAGCCAGAACGGAACTTCCACTTTGGAACCTTGTTCAGCCTGAAACAAGAAGGCAAACAAAATTGTactagttataaaaaaaaaaccatgtacGAAAAGCAAATATGAAGATATATAGCCACAAGCAATGAGAATACTGACACAGTTAGTTTCTGCACTTGGATCAATAGTCACTCCATTTGCTGTTTTATGGAATAAAACCGGTACATACTGCAACAAGGTAGTAGTAACACAATCTAAGATCAGGTTCCTAATTTGATAAGAGAGTCACAAGCAAAAATCTACAATCTAATTTTGGAGAATAAAAGGTGAACgaacctcttcttcaacaaGTATGTCGTCAATATCATAGTAATTTGTCATTTCTCTAACGCAGGTTCCACACCACAATACCCCTGGAATTGGATTACAAAAAGCAAACCATAAGACACTCTCAGAAactaaactcaaaaaaaaacctCTCCTATGGCGAACACAAATGTACACTGACAAAGTAAATCCAGGTTCTGAACGAAATTAAGGGTTCCTACCAACACAGCAATCGATAGGCGCCGGTTAAACGCTCGGCGGCGGTTGTCCAAATCGGTGTTAAAAtcggaaaaggaaaaaaaaaacgaagaaattTTGTCTTTATAGCCTAGAATAATATGCTATATCTCAGATCTACAACTTAGTTATCGAAACAAGTTGAATTGGAAGTGAATTTACTCAAAAACAAGTTAACAAAATAAGCAGCGGCCATGGATGCTGGAGTCGAATAAGGAAGATGATATTGAAATGACCATTTTGCCCTCATtaataaaattgacaaaaaaaaaacacataaggCCATATTTATCGGTAGATCACCCCATGTGATCTAAGCccatattaaaatcaaatttaatgaACAGTGGCCATAAGATCGGTCCAACTGATCTTGAATAAGATCAGTTCTTGTCCTGATCTAACGCTGACGTGTCACACGGAAAAATtcggtttcaatttttttttctttcacatttctttttcttcgacatttctttttcttcttctcttgcaaATGGCGACAAGGCGAAAAGGCGAGCAATTTGTGTTCCGGATCTTACCgtcgtctcctctgtctcgtTCCGGCCATTGAATCACCCAGTCGACCGATCTCCTCGTCTCCTCGTCTCCTTGTTTCGTCGTGTCCACCGATTCTCGTCGTatcctctctctcctctgtcCCCCGAAGTCAAGAGATCTCCTCTGTGTCGCCAAGCTTAAGAACTCGTCGTCTTctctgtctcctctgtctcgtcGGGTTAATAGACAAGGTAATCTCCTCTGTCTCGTCGTCTTCTCTGTCTCAGAGGTTGAATTTGGTCTAAGGAGTGAATTAGTGATGAAGTGGGGATGAGATTTTTGGTGGCTTTAGCTACAAGTATGCAAGTAAGATTAGTCTTTGATCAAATCTGTATTTGTTGTTGCTCTAGGGATTGGTTTTGATTAGGTTTGTTTGATGAAGACCTTTAGGGTTGATTCTGATGATATAAAATGGGGATTTGGTGAAATAATTTCAGACATAGATGCAACAGTTTCGTTGGTGTTCTAAGAAGAAGATGCCTTCTATTTCATTGGAATCTAGTTAATAAAGAAGCATTGATAGAGTTTTATG from Camelina sativa cultivar DH55 chromosome 9, Cs, whole genome shotgun sequence encodes:
- the LOC104712182 gene encoding DNA replication complex GINS protein PSF3-like, with the translated sequence MTNYYDIDDILVEEEYVPVLFHKTANGVTIDPSAETNCAEQGSKVEVPFWLAHELQLRHAVSINLPACFDQKTRLEVQADAAYVDLRSRCPYFYEFGCKLEPLVTDRTLGILLSTAFKIRYKEALTKVYTAAHITASKYLSFLTKEETNLYEAAHLSSTAFKKWKTGGRRLERASILGRKRKDSN